In the genome of Microbacterium saperdae, one region contains:
- the qcrB gene encoding cytochrome bc1 complex cytochrome b subunit, which translates to MSTATLSKDDKETKAPLGGRFVGAASNYIDERTSLSGFVKELGRKIFPDHWSFMLGEIALWSFVVVFLSGTFLTFFFQASMVETHYTGAYAPMRGIEMSAALESSLHISFDLRGGLLVRQIHHWAALVFVAGIGVHMLRVFFTGAFRKPRELNWVIGFVLFVLAMAEGFTGYSLPDDLLSGNGLRIIDGMIKGIPLIGTWTSFLLFGGEFPGTDIVGRLYTLHILLLPMLVIALIVVHLMLMIINKHTQFAGPGRTNDNVVGYPMMPVYMSKMGGYLFIVFGTIVLMATFFQINPIWNYGPYDPSPVSAGTQPDWYIGFADGALRLAPSNLDIVFLDRTWSFGILLPLVVLGLFIVLVAIYPFIEAWVTGDKREHHIAQRPRNAATRTAIGVAGVVFYAVLWAAASSDLIATHFMLTMEGVIHTLQALLFIGPILGYFVTKRICIALQKKDREIVLHGFESGRIVRLPGGEFIEVHQPVDQYDRWKLIDVDGYEPLVVRPNAKGRIPWTENLRSSLSRWFFEDRLAPLTQSQIEEADAHQHHVTAHNDETEVAEIQGAHERAGFPDAPLTVDETHVDETPNTPSTVIATEPVKKPRKKKSEDGE; encoded by the coding sequence TTGAGCACCGCAACGCTGTCCAAAGACGACAAGGAAACCAAGGCACCGCTCGGCGGTCGCTTCGTCGGTGCCGCGTCGAACTACATCGATGAGCGCACCAGCCTGTCTGGCTTCGTCAAGGAGCTCGGTCGCAAGATCTTCCCTGACCACTGGTCGTTCATGCTCGGCGAGATCGCCCTGTGGAGCTTCGTGGTCGTGTTCCTCTCCGGAACCTTCCTGACGTTCTTCTTCCAGGCCTCGATGGTCGAGACCCACTACACCGGCGCCTACGCTCCGATGCGTGGCATCGAGATGTCGGCGGCTCTCGAGTCGTCGCTCCACATCTCCTTCGACCTGCGCGGTGGACTCCTGGTCCGCCAGATCCACCACTGGGCCGCTCTGGTCTTCGTGGCCGGTATCGGCGTGCACATGCTCCGCGTGTTCTTCACCGGTGCGTTCCGCAAGCCGCGCGAGCTCAACTGGGTGATCGGCTTCGTGCTGTTCGTCCTGGCGATGGCAGAGGGCTTCACCGGCTACTCGCTCCCCGACGACCTGCTCTCGGGTAACGGTCTGCGCATCATCGACGGCATGATCAAGGGCATCCCGCTCATCGGTACGTGGACGTCGTTCCTGCTGTTCGGTGGCGAGTTCCCCGGAACCGACATCGTCGGACGCCTGTACACGCTCCACATCCTGCTGCTGCCGATGCTCGTCATCGCGCTCATCGTGGTGCACCTCATGCTGATGATCATCAACAAGCACACGCAGTTCGCCGGCCCCGGCCGCACGAACGACAACGTCGTGGGCTACCCGATGATGCCGGTGTACATGTCGAAGATGGGCGGCTACCTGTTCATCGTCTTCGGCACGATCGTGCTCATGGCGACGTTCTTCCAGATCAACCCGATCTGGAACTACGGACCGTACGACCCCTCCCCCGTCTCCGCCGGAACCCAGCCCGACTGGTACATCGGATTCGCGGACGGCGCGCTGCGTCTCGCACCGTCGAACCTCGACATCGTGTTCCTCGACCGCACCTGGTCGTTCGGAATCCTGCTGCCGCTGGTCGTGCTCGGTCTGTTCATCGTGCTCGTCGCGATCTACCCCTTCATCGAGGCGTGGGTCACGGGCGACAAGCGCGAGCACCACATCGCTCAGCGTCCGCGCAACGCGGCGACCCGCACCGCCATCGGCGTCGCCGGCGTCGTCTTCTACGCGGTGCTGTGGGCTGCGGCATCCTCCGACCTCATCGCGACGCACTTCATGCTCACGATGGAAGGTGTCATCCACACGCTGCAGGCGCTCCTGTTCATCGGACCGATCCTCGGTTACTTCGTCACGAAGCGCATCTGCATCGCGCTCCAGAAGAAGGACCGCGAGATCGTGCTGCACGGCTTCGAGTCGGGCCGCATCGTCCGCCTCCCCGGTGGCGAGTTCATCGAGGTGCACCAGCCGGTCGACCAGTACGACCGCTGGAAGCTCATCGATGTCGACGGCTACGAGCCCCTCGTCGTCCGTCCGAACGCCAAGGGCCGCATCCCGTGGACCGAGAACCTCCGTTCTTCGCTCTCGCGCTGGTTCTTCGAAGACCGTCTGGCTCCGCTGACGCAGTCGCAGATCGAAGAGGCCGACGCGCACCAGCACCACGTCACGGCGCACAACGACGAGACCGAGGTCGCCGAGATCCAGGGCGCTCACGAGCGCGCCGGCTTCCCGGATGCCCCGCTCACGGTGGATGAGACGCACGTCGACGAGACGCCGAACACCCCGAGCACGGTCATCGCGACCGAGCCGGTGAAGAAGCCTCGCAAGAAGAAGTCGGAGGACGGCGAGTAA
- the qcrA gene encoding cytochrome bc1 complex Rieske iron-sulfur subunit: protein MAHDDDSQALDRAYQPSPGLGVAVSDPVQNPGLPPHRERMTDKDPRAEKTADRTVYTLFYLSLAGSIWAVAAYMLFPIESGALIDIRQNNLFIGLGIALALLSIGIGAIHWSKALMSDKEHIEYRHPTRGKDSTREAAIQAFSDANEESGFGRRTMIRNSLFAAVVASIIPGVTLFRGLAPHSTPEDPTAGDPVTLLKHTMWDEGMRLVRDPDGTPIRASDVTLGSAFHVIPADLAELSHHDGYLEEKAKAIVLMMRLRPEQLIEAEDRKDWSYDGIVAYSKVCTHVGCPVALYEQQTHHLLCPCHQSQFDVTDHAKVIFGPAARPLPQLPITVDDEGYLVARSDFKEPVGPSFWERH from the coding sequence ATGGCACACGACGACGACTCGCAGGCTCTTGACAGGGCCTACCAGCCCTCTCCAGGGCTGGGTGTCGCAGTCAGCGATCCCGTGCAGAACCCGGGGCTTCCGCCGCACCGCGAGCGGATGACCGACAAGGACCCGCGCGCTGAGAAGACCGCGGACCGCACTGTCTACACCCTGTTCTACCTCTCGCTCGCGGGCAGCATCTGGGCGGTCGCCGCCTACATGCTGTTCCCGATCGAGAGCGGCGCGCTCATCGACATCCGTCAGAACAACCTCTTCATCGGTCTGGGCATCGCCCTGGCCCTGCTGAGCATCGGCATCGGCGCGATCCACTGGTCGAAGGCTCTGATGTCCGACAAGGAGCACATCGAGTACCGCCACCCCACCCGGGGCAAGGACTCGACGCGCGAAGCGGCCATCCAGGCGTTCTCCGACGCGAACGAGGAGTCCGGCTTCGGACGCCGCACGATGATCCGCAACTCGCTGTTCGCAGCGGTCGTGGCGTCGATCATCCCCGGCGTCACGCTGTTCCGTGGCCTCGCGCCGCACTCGACGCCGGAAGATCCCACTGCCGGTGACCCGGTCACGCTGCTCAAGCACACGATGTGGGACGAAGGCATGCGCCTGGTCCGCGACCCGGACGGCACGCCCATCCGCGCCTCGGACGTCACGCTCGGATCCGCATTCCACGTGATCCCCGCCGACCTCGCCGAGCTCAGCCACCACGACGGCTACCTCGAGGAGAAGGCGAAGGCGATCGTGCTGATGATGCGCCTGCGTCCCGAGCAGCTCATCGAGGCCGAGGACCGCAAGGACTGGTCGTACGACGGCATCGTCGCGTACTCCAAGGTCTGCACGCACGTCGGCTGCCCTGTCGCCCTGTACGAACAGCAGACCCACCACCTGCTGTGCCCGTGCCACCAGTCGCAGTTCGATGTCACCGATCACGCCAAGGTGATCTTCGGACCGGCTGCACGTCCGCTGCCGCAGCTGCCCATCACGGTCGACGACGAGGGCTACCTCGTCGCACGCAGCGACTTCAAGGAACCCGTCGGCCCGAGCTTCTGGGAGCGCCATTGA
- the qcrC gene encoding cytochrome bc1 complex diheme cytochrome c subunit gives MAREKKRRSNGRRSPLAAAALIGAGLMITGAVYVGASAAFAATDTQTAATSQLTVEDGEKLFQANCATCHGLDLQGTANGPSLYGVGELATEFQLSTGRMPLQMQGPQAPQKAPQFTEDQILAISSFVQESAPGPTFPADHILDGGGDVANGAELFRVNCAMCHNVAAAGGALTEGKYAPALTETSALHMYAAMVTGPQNMPVFGDMNLSDEDKRDIISALLFQQQSVQIGGFSLGSLGPVSEGLFVWIFGIGALVAITVWITAKSN, from the coding sequence ATGGCACGAGAGAAGAAGCGCCGTTCGAATGGCCGTCGCAGCCCCCTGGCTGCGGCAGCGCTCATCGGAGCAGGCCTCATGATCACCGGCGCGGTATACGTCGGCGCGTCCGCTGCATTCGCTGCGACGGACACCCAGACCGCTGCGACCTCGCAGCTGACCGTCGAAGACGGCGAGAAGCTGTTCCAGGCGAACTGCGCGACCTGTCACGGACTCGACCTGCAGGGCACGGCCAACGGCCCCAGCCTGTACGGTGTGGGCGAGCTCGCGACCGAGTTCCAGCTCTCGACCGGTCGCATGCCGCTCCAGATGCAGGGACCGCAGGCTCCTCAGAAGGCGCCGCAGTTCACCGAGGACCAGATCCTCGCGATCTCGTCCTTCGTTCAGGAGTCCGCTCCCGGCCCGACCTTCCCCGCTGACCACATCCTCGATGGTGGCGGCGATGTGGCGAACGGTGCTGAGCTTTTCCGCGTCAACTGCGCGATGTGCCACAACGTGGCCGCCGCAGGTGGTGCACTCACCGAGGGCAAGTACGCCCCGGCTCTGACCGAGACCAGCGCGCTGCACATGTACGCCGCCATGGTCACCGGCCCCCAGAACATGCCGGTCTTCGGAGACATGAACCTGTCGGACGAGGACAAGCGCGACATCATCTCCGCGCTCCTCTTCCAGCAGCAGTCCGTGCAGATCGGCGGATTCTCGCTCGGTTCGCTGGGCCCCGTCTCTGAGGGCCTGTTCGTGTGGATCTTCGGCATCGGCGCGCTCGTCGCCATCACCGTGTGGATCACGGCGAAGTCCAACTGA
- the ctaE gene encoding aa3-type cytochrome oxidase subunit III: MTTSATYAPAARTIKRPNPVAVGTIVWLGSEVMFFAGLFAIYFTLRSTSPELWAARTELLNVPFAFVNTAILVLSSFTCQMGVFAAEDLQPYKIGKGQKNGAGRRRLFGWGMVEWFFLTFALGAIFVSGQVWEYAQLVAEGMPIQADSYASAFYLTTGFHALHVTGGLIAFLLVIGRAYAVKNFRHKEATSSIVVSYYWHFVDVVWIVLFVVIYFLK, translated from the coding sequence GTGACGACCTCAGCGACGTATGCCCCGGCGGCGAGAACCATCAAGCGGCCCAACCCGGTAGCTGTCGGCACCATTGTGTGGCTCGGCAGTGAGGTGATGTTCTTCGCGGGACTCTTCGCGATCTACTTCACCCTTCGCAGCACCTCCCCGGAGCTCTGGGCGGCGCGGACCGAACTGCTGAACGTACCGTTCGCGTTCGTCAACACCGCGATCCTCGTGCTCTCCTCGTTCACGTGCCAGATGGGCGTGTTCGCGGCCGAGGACCTGCAGCCCTACAAGATCGGCAAGGGCCAGAAGAACGGCGCCGGCCGCCGTCGCCTCTTCGGCTGGGGCATGGTCGAGTGGTTCTTCCTGACCTTCGCGCTCGGAGCGATCTTCGTCTCCGGCCAGGTCTGGGAGTACGCACAGCTCGTCGCCGAGGGAATGCCGATCCAGGCTGACTCCTACGCCTCTGCGTTCTACCTCACCACCGGCTTCCACGCCCTGCACGTCACCGGCGGACTCATCGCGTTCCTGCTCGTCATCGGACGCGCATACGCCGTCAAGAATTTCCGGCACAAGGAGGCGACGTCCTCGATCGTGGTGTCCTACTACTGGCACTTCGTCGACGTCGTCTGGATCGTGCTGTTCGTCGTTATCTACTTCCTGAAATAA
- the trpD gene encoding anthranilate phosphoribosyltransferase: protein MADSLTWSDVLTSLLERRDLSVWESTWAMRQIMNGDVTEAQLGGFLIALRAKGETIDEIVGFRDAILEAAVPLPVSPNVLDIVGTGGDRVGTVNVSTTAAIIIGATGIPVVKHGNRAASSASGSSDVLGALGLELSLNPEAVASILDRTGITFAWAGAFHPGFKHAGPVRSELGVPTVFNMLGPLCNPARAEANAVGVAQIERVPLITGVFRTRGATALVFRGDDGLDELTTTGHSRIWEVTRGDIHEHDLDPRDLGIPLAELADLLGGSPEHNAEVLRRTLQGEVGAVRDIVLLNAAAGIVAYELSQDATQVQVPILERLREGYRRASDAVDDGRAAAKLDQWISVSRELATA, encoded by the coding sequence ATGGCTGATTCGCTGACCTGGTCCGATGTGCTCACCTCTCTGCTGGAGCGTCGCGATCTCAGCGTCTGGGAGTCGACGTGGGCGATGCGGCAGATCATGAACGGCGACGTCACGGAGGCACAGCTCGGCGGCTTCCTCATCGCTCTGCGCGCCAAGGGGGAGACGATCGACGAGATCGTCGGATTCCGCGACGCCATCCTCGAAGCGGCGGTGCCGCTGCCGGTGTCGCCGAACGTCCTCGACATCGTCGGCACCGGGGGGGATCGGGTGGGTACGGTGAACGTCTCGACCACCGCGGCCATTATCATCGGCGCCACGGGCATCCCCGTCGTCAAGCACGGCAACCGCGCCGCCAGCTCGGCCTCGGGGTCGTCGGATGTGCTGGGCGCTCTCGGCCTGGAGCTGTCGCTCAACCCCGAGGCCGTCGCTTCGATCCTCGACCGCACCGGTATCACGTTCGCGTGGGCCGGAGCATTCCACCCCGGCTTCAAGCATGCCGGGCCTGTGCGTTCCGAACTGGGCGTGCCCACGGTGTTCAACATGCTCGGACCGCTCTGCAACCCTGCCCGTGCCGAGGCGAACGCCGTCGGTGTCGCGCAGATCGAACGCGTCCCCCTCATCACGGGCGTGTTCCGCACCCGCGGGGCCACGGCGCTCGTGTTCCGCGGTGACGACGGCCTCGATGAGCTCACCACGACCGGCCACAGTCGGATCTGGGAGGTCACCCGTGGCGACATCCACGAGCACGACCTCGATCCTCGCGATCTGGGCATCCCCCTCGCGGAGCTCGCGGACCTCCTGGGAGGCTCGCCCGAGCACAACGCGGAAGTGCTGCGGCGCACGCTCCAGGGCGAGGTCGGCGCCGTCCGCGACATCGTGCTGCTCAACGCGGCGGCCGGCATCGTCGCCTACGAGCTGTCGCAAGACGCGACCCAGGTGCAGGTGCCGATCCTCGAGCGACTGCGCGAGGGATACCGTCGCGCGTCGGACGCGGTGGACGATGGTCGTGCCGCCGCCAAGCTGGACCAGTGGATCAGCGTGAGCCGCGAGCTCGCGACGGCCTAG
- a CDS encoding PHP domain-containing protein: protein MDPVAALLEIASLLERERASRYRAKAFRQAAATFEELPEEVRTDPTRLRASRGIGESTFAVIRQAQNGAVPDYLVELRGDVEPERVSELRRKLRGDLHAHTDWSDGTTSIAVMAAAARAQGHEYQAITDHSPRLRVARGLSAERLREQIPLVRAESGDGFTLLAGIEVDILEDGALDQDPDLLAELDVVVASVHSKLRMDARPMTARMIAAVSHPRVNVLGHCTGRLVEGDRGTRPPSVFDAAAVFAACAENGVAVEINSRPERQDPPDELIAIALAAGCLFSIDSDAHAPGQLSLLDHGAETAERAGVPAARIVTTWGLERLLAWTE from the coding sequence GTGGACCCGGTCGCCGCGCTGCTCGAGATCGCCTCGCTGCTCGAGCGCGAGCGCGCATCCCGCTATCGGGCCAAGGCGTTCCGGCAGGCTGCGGCCACGTTCGAGGAGCTTCCGGAAGAGGTGCGCACCGACCCCACACGTCTCCGTGCGAGCCGAGGTATCGGCGAGTCGACCTTCGCGGTGATCCGTCAGGCGCAGAACGGCGCCGTGCCCGACTACCTGGTGGAACTGCGCGGAGATGTCGAGCCTGAGCGGGTGTCGGAGCTGCGCCGAAAGCTCCGGGGCGACCTGCACGCCCACACGGACTGGTCGGACGGCACCACCTCGATCGCCGTGATGGCGGCGGCCGCACGCGCGCAGGGGCATGAGTACCAGGCCATCACGGATCATTCGCCACGGTTGAGGGTCGCTCGCGGGCTGTCTGCCGAGCGATTGCGCGAGCAGATCCCGCTCGTCCGCGCCGAGTCCGGCGACGGGTTCACGCTGTTGGCGGGGATCGAGGTCGACATCCTCGAAGACGGGGCACTCGATCAGGACCCCGATCTGCTCGCGGAGCTCGACGTGGTCGTCGCGTCCGTGCATTCGAAGCTGCGCATGGATGCCCGCCCGATGACGGCGCGGATGATCGCCGCTGTCTCGCATCCTCGGGTCAACGTGCTCGGACACTGCACCGGCCGCCTGGTGGAGGGCGACAGAGGAACGCGGCCGCCGTCCGTTTTCGACGCTGCGGCCGTCTTCGCCGCCTGCGCGGAGAACGGCGTGGCCGTGGAGATCAACTCTCGCCCCGAACGTCAGGACCCACCGGACGAGCTCATCGCGATCGCCTTGGCCGCAGGCTGTCTGTTCTCGATCGACTCGGACGCTCACGCGCCGGGACAGCTGTCGCTCCTCGATCACGGTGCGGAGACGGCCGAGCGTGCGGGTGTTCCTGCCGCTCGGATCGTCACCACGTGGGGGCTGGAGCGGCTGCTGGCCTGGACCGAGTGA
- a CDS encoding 5'-3' exonuclease — MTDRLMLLDTASLYFRAFYGVPDKVTAPDGSPINAARGLLDIIAKLVTLYQPTHVIACWDDDWRPQWRVDLIPSYKAHRVVEVVAAGPDVEEVPDPLEAQIPLIRQTLAALDIPIIGIAEHEADDVIGTLATDADMAVDIVTGDRDLFQLVDDSRDVRVIYTARGMSNLEIVTDATVVAKYGVLPSQYADFATMRGDASDGLPGVAGVGEKTAATLLQNHVDLAGIRAAAEAGEGMSAGVRAKVLAASAYLDVAPTVVAVATSLPISAPGTRLHGLDDAESSTALALAAKWNLGSSMDRAIAAVTAAAAV, encoded by the coding sequence GTGACCGACCGTCTCATGTTGCTCGATACCGCCAGCCTGTACTTCCGCGCGTTCTACGGCGTACCCGACAAGGTGACCGCGCCCGATGGATCCCCCATCAATGCGGCTCGCGGTCTGCTCGACATCATCGCGAAGCTCGTCACCCTGTACCAACCCACGCACGTGATCGCGTGCTGGGACGACGACTGGCGCCCTCAGTGGCGGGTCGATCTCATCCCCAGCTACAAGGCTCACCGGGTCGTCGAAGTCGTCGCCGCAGGCCCCGATGTCGAAGAGGTGCCGGACCCGCTCGAAGCGCAGATCCCGCTCATCCGCCAGACGCTCGCGGCCCTCGACATCCCGATCATCGGCATCGCCGAGCATGAGGCCGACGACGTGATCGGCACGCTCGCCACCGACGCCGACATGGCCGTCGACATCGTCACGGGCGACCGCGACCTCTTCCAACTCGTCGACGACTCCCGCGACGTTCGCGTGATCTACACCGCACGAGGGATGAGCAACCTCGAGATCGTCACCGACGCCACGGTCGTCGCGAAGTACGGCGTGCTCCCCTCGCAGTACGCCGACTTCGCCACGATGCGCGGAGACGCGTCCGACGGACTTCCCGGAGTCGCCGGCGTCGGAGAGAAGACGGCTGCGACCCTGTTGCAGAACCACGTCGATCTCGCCGGAATCCGCGCAGCCGCCGAAGCGGGTGAGGGCATGAGCGCCGGCGTCCGCGCCAAGGTCCTCGCAGCCTCCGCCTACCTCGACGTCGCCCCGACCGTGGTTGCGGTGGCGACGTCCCTGCCGATCTCGGCACCCGGCACACGACTGCACGGGCTCGATGACGCGGAATCCTCCACGGCTCTGGCACTGGCGGCGAAGTGGAACCTGGGCAGCTCGATGGATCGCGCGATCGCCGCGGTCACCGCAGCAGCCGCGGTCTGA